A stretch of Melospiza melodia melodia isolate bMelMel2 chromosome 24, bMelMel2.pri, whole genome shotgun sequence DNA encodes these proteins:
- the LOC134428895 gene encoding uncharacterized protein LOC134428895 → MLHVPSWNRGTQPPVLCHLPGRSSFPAGTGAPCSPWPCHLHSITAGPGRSAFRRGCVSGLCPRSVCNQPRSRVRPGPVPAPGWSRGSGSGGSQSGERSPASGRGSGAGEVAPALGRDSSPGGHGDMARLLLLLLLAALGCAARPGRRPAPWDDGADAQRPPARGCANLTLVLDNWKFAITSQLRNLLLSDHQTVLPDYGRIPALSGALDELYRDFRGLKEQLGRLSDRFAHLEASVEQLSRARGAAGPPRRGGVPQNPRRAPGTPP, encoded by the exons ATGCTCCATGTTCCCAGCTGGAACAGGGGGACACAGCCTCCCGTCCTTTGTCACCTGCCGGGACGCTCCTCATTCCCCGCGGGAACCGGGGCCCCCTGCTCCCCGTGGCCGTGCCACCTGCACTCCAtcacggccgggccgggccgctccGCATTCCGCCGGGGCTGTGTGTCCGGGCTGTGTCCGCGGTCTGTTTGCAATCAGCCCCGGAGCCGCGTGCGGCCGGGCCCggtgccagccccaggctggagcagggggagcgggagcggcgggagccAGAGCGGGGAGCGCAGCCCGGCGAGCGGCcgcggcagcggggccggggaggtggcacctgccctgggcagggacagcagccccgggggacacggggacatggcccggctgctgctcctcctgctgctcgcCGCTCTGGGCTGCGCAGCCAGGCCGGGCCGGCGGCCGGCGCCGTGGGACGATGGAGCTGACG CCCAGAGACCCCCGGCGAGGGGCTGCGCCAACCTGACGCTGGTGCTGGACAACTGGAAATTCGCCATCACCTCCCAGCTGAGGAACCTGCTGCTGTCCGACCACCAGACCGTGCTGCCCGACTACGGCCG GATCCCGGCGCTCTCGGGGGCCCTGGATGAGCTGTACCGGGATTTCCGCGGCCTGAAGGAGCAGCTGGGCCGGCTCTCGGATCGCTTCGCCCACCTCGAAGCCTCCGTGGAGCAGCTGAGCCGGGCCCGGGGCGCTGCAGGGCCCCCGCGCCGGGGAGGGGTCCCCCAAAACCCCCGGAGGGCCCCCGGGACCCCGCCGTGA